aacaaccccaggcagagctacaggctggggtcagagtggctggagaatggccgggcagagagggacctgggggtactggttgatggtaggctgaacatgagcctgcagtgtgcccaggtggccaagagggacagTGGCAttttggcctgcatcaggaacagtgtggccaacaggagcagggaggtcattctgcccctttacactgcactggttaggccacaccttgagtcctgtgtccagttctgggcccctcagtttaggaaggaggttgacttgctggaatgtgttcagagaagggcaagaaagttggtgaggagaggctgagggagctggggctgcttagcctggagaagaggatgattaggggagaccttattgctctctacaactacctggagggaggttgtagacagacagaggttggtgtcttctgcctggcacccagcaccagaacacgaggacacagactcaagctgcaccaggggagttttaggctggaggttaggaagaaattctacacagagagagtgattgcccgttggactgggctgcctggggaggtggtggagtcaccatcactggatgtgatgtttaggaggagacttgctagggtgcttggttgcatgatttagttgattaggtgctgttggatgataggttggacacaatgatcttgaaggtctcttccaacctggtctggtccattccattccattccattccattccattccattccattccattccattccattccattccattccattccattctgtatTTGGGGTGGAATTATTCTGCTTTCACTGGGCATATGTGAACAGGACACAGTATCCTGTCAAAACACATTAAATAAACAATGTTTAGATGCTTTAGAATTCCCTTAATGTCTTTCTGGTCATCACTACAGAAGGTTCTGGGACTCCCATAGATTCTAAGTCATATTTGAGAAACACTTTTAGCTCTTTAAGGCATATGAGATAAAACTGAAAACTTGTTCTTAGGCTGGTAAATCCCCCCTCTATAGTCTCCACGTTGTTTCATCTCCTGAAATACGTCTGATACCTAGGTTACAAAAAAATCTTTCTGGAGAATGCTATTTGACTACCAAGGAAACATTAGCTTTATTATATAATTATTCATAGactgatagaatggtttgggttggaagggaccttcaagaccatctagtttaagtccccctgccatgggcagtgacacctcaaggcctcatctcaGGCTTAGATGAGTGACCTTTGTACACTTAAATTAGGGATTGTAAACTTTGCCCTTTCAGTCATGGGGTATAAATCTCTCTAGTTAATAATGTGAAATATGTCCTAATAACAGCATCATAGCAATCTGTAGTAGGAACATTAAAGGTGAGAACCATATATGAAAATACCATGAGATTTTGATCCAAATTCTACACATCACAGACTGTTCACCAGACGGAAAGAAATGAGTCTTGCTCTGAAATTATTAAAACAATGCCTGTTcagtcattaaaaaacaaaatccggagcagaaatcacagaatcacagaatgttaggggttggaagggacctctggagattgtccagtccaacccctctgactGAGcgggatcacccagggcaggtcacacaggaacacatccaggtggagcTGGAAAGTCTCtggactgcacaacctctctgagcagcctgctccagggctccagctctctcacagcaaagaagtttctcctcatgttgaggtgaaacctcctgggttccagtttgtaccttgTTGTTCTTTGGtctatccctgggcaccaccaaaaagagcctggccccttcatcctgacccccacccctcattTAGAGacttgatcagatcctctctcagccttctccttctgtcactaAATATCTCAGAACCCATAACTGGTAATCAGCAATTTCCTGGACTCCTGTTGAATTAAATTATCTCCTTTCCCCAAAGAAATTTACTAAATATTTTCAGGAAACAAATGCAGATTGCTGCAACTCTTCTCAGTTCTTTCAGTAGAATCAGGCTCTTCTGCTCAAAATGTTGGAAACGTGAAACACAATTTTGAACTTTCTGGCAAATAGTAAgggaaaagtaaaaaataaaaagagaaagatttatATAAGAATTTCTTCAATGtttgaaataattttccttCCAAAATCCTAACAGAACTCTTCCAAAACTGTCTCTTATGGTTGAAAATCTCCACTgttctccctctttcctcctcaaAACCCAGAAATCTGCATGGGAATGGTTaaaaaatttctactgcaccagtgTTTGCAGTGAAATATATCACTGAAACTCCTGAAGGAAGGGacattttctatttcatttccacagaaaattaatttcccTCCATCTTTTCCTCAAAGCCCTTTTCACCTCCTCATTCCTCAGACTGTAGGGAATAGGATTTAGTAAAGGAGTCACCACAGTGTATGAAAGTGAGAGCAGCTTATCACCAGACGCAGAGTAGCTGGACTTTGGCCTCAAATACATGGAGCTACCTGTGCCATAGAAAAGAGTTACAACTAAAAGGTGTGAGGAGCAAGTGGAAAAGGCCTTCTGCTGGCTTTCAGCTGATGACATCTTAATAATCATGGAAATGATGCAGGTGTCTGAATAGATGATGACTAAGAAGGGACCCACAATAGCAAAGACAACCACCACAATGACTTGGATTTCACTTGGGGAAGTGTTAccacaaagcagctccaagaGGGGCTGAATCTCACAGAAGTGGCTGATGGCAAGACCACAGAAGGGTAAGCTGAATGTTATGCTGGTGTGCACTAAGCCTACAGCAGACCCACAAATGTAAGCTCCAGCCACCAGGCTTTTGCAGACTGCTGTGCATGGTGACAGTGTAATGCAGGGGGTAGCATATGGTCCCACAACGGTCCAATGACAGGGCAGCCAAGGGGAAACACTCTGCAACtccaaagaaaagggaaaaacacaTTTGCAGTGCACATCCTGCCTTAGAAATGCTGACTGTCCCCACCACTAGATTCTCAAGAATTTTGGGAACAATGACTGCCAAATAGCAGATATCCAAACAGGACAGCTGAGTGAGGAAGAAATACATGGCGGTGTGAAGGGTGTTACCACCATTTATTATCAGAGCAATCACTATGTTAGCCATCAGGGTGAGGatataaagagaaaagaagactacAAAGAGCAGAGAATGCAGGTGAGAGACTTCAGaaaagcccagcagctggaatTCACTCACTGCACTCAGGTTCATCCCTCTGGATACCTCCAGAATTGTTCTCTCTTCACATTAGGGCTCAGCACTTGATGAGGTTCTCAACAGCCAGGCAAACTGTGACATACAATGCACTGAACAGGCAAATGGATGAGGAGAATTTAGAAGTTACCCAGATTTTGAAGAGATCTTCTGAAGAGATTATGAACATTTTAAAAGACAATCAGGCAGCTTTATCTATATAATTTCTCCTCTGCTTCTTGGCTGATTTTTCCTTTCATAGCATTGTTTTTGAAGTTTGCACATTTTTTACTGTCTTCAGACTCTCAGCTACAGTTTTCACCCtgcagaataaaaaaaaaaagttataatTGATACCTTTTTATGGACAAATCACTTGAAGATCTAACAGTGTCAGTACATCAGGAGCAGCTTTTGAATATAACAAAGGTAATGTCTCTGTTATTCAAGTGATGTGCTCCAGGGGATGATTGCTGCTCCCAAGATCAGCTGATCTAAATTACCTGGTGACTATATTCATTACTAGGCTACAGAGCAAGGGAATGTTAGAGGCCATTACAGACAGGCTTTGCATGCACAAGAATTTACTTGTAGAATCCAGCTGATGGTATTCAGGCATTCTGGAGTTACCTTgctgggagggtggtggaagatgAAGAAGAATAAAATAAGTGTCATGGTCTGCAGAAATGCATTCTACTCCAGCACCCTTTGCACTGCTTTGCAGTAAAgcagaagaaattatttctccCAGCACTAGATGCTGTTCACAGAGATTCCCTAATACTGATTGGAGAAATAAAGAGCTTATGGTCACAGGCTGGTTGCTACGCATGGTGTGTGCGTATCAGACTCACAGACATTCTTTCTTGTCTCTCCAGTTGAGACAAGTTGGATCCCTTCCATATAAACCCAGATGTCCCACTGGAACCCTGAGAGCTGTCTTTGGCTTTGAGGTAATTACTGTTAGTTCATAACACACCCAAATGAAGGAGGGACTTGTCACACAGGCTTGTTGTGAGGCTTTCTCCTCAGCACTGGAAGAGGAAGCTCCAACAGGAGGAGTTCAGTCCGCACTCATTTAGGGATATAAATCCAGCTGAGGTAAGGATGGAAGGCTGGgccagaaaggcagaaagaaaacaagtgaGCTCCCATTCATAGCACCAGAAAGAACAGTTCTTGAACTAATACAAAGGCTGAATTGTGCCAGCTTCAGTAGTGCAAAGAACGATCCAGAAGCAATCTAGTACATGTGTTGTAGACCAGCAGAACTCATGATGCAGTTGCTTTTGGTGCTTTCCCACATTAAAATCTGGAACTAATTTTAAACCCATCACACAGTGAACAAT
The DNA window shown above is from Dryobates pubescens isolate bDryPub1 chromosome 31, bDryPub1.pri, whole genome shotgun sequence and carries:
- the LOC104301254 gene encoding LOW QUALITY PROTEIN: olfactory receptor 10C1 (The sequence of the model RefSeq protein was modified relative to this genomic sequence to represent the inferred CDS: inserted 2 bases in 1 codon), with translation MYFFLTQLSCLDICYLAVIVPKILENLVVGTVSISKAGCALQMCFSLFFGVAECFPLAALSLDRCGTICYPLHYTVTMHSSXCKSLVAGAYICGSAVGLVHTSITFSLPFCGLAISHFCEIQPLLELLCGNTSPSEIQVIVVVVFAIVGPFLVIIYSDTCIISMIIKMSSAESQQKAFSTCSSHLLVVTLFYGTGSSMYLRPKSSYSASGDKLLSLSYTVVTPLLNPIPYSLRNEEVKRALRKRWREINFLWK